The Thermotoga neapolitana DSM 4359 sequence TCACTGCCTCTTCGACGGAGAAGTTTTCAGATATCGCCTTCATCTCCATCGCATCACTGAGAACAAGGCCCTTGAAGTTCAACTTTTCTCGAAGCACTTCTGTTATCAGTTTTTTCGAAAGAGTCGCTGGAAGATCATCCACAGCAGGATACTTCACATGTGCCGTCATGACAGCCGTTTTCACTCTACTCTGGAAAATCCTTCTGAATGGCAAAAGATCTTCTCTCCACAGCTCCTCGAAAGATGCATTGACGGTCGGAAGAAGATAATGCGAATCATCCGCGGTTTTTCCGTGCCCTGGAAAATGCTTGATACAGGGAATCACTCCTCCTTTGAAATATCCCATGCATGCTTCCATTCCATGGGAAGCTACTACTTCCGGATCTGATCCAAAGCTTCTCAAGTCCACTACAGCAGAGCCTTTTTCTGAAAGCAGATCCAGAACCGGTGCAAAAACCATGTTGAAACCCAGCGTGTTCATAATCCTCCCGGCCATCTCACAGTATCTGCCTGTAAAGACTGGATCAACCTTTCCAGCTGCAAGATTCCCAGGAAAAGAGGGAACGTACTTCAAAACTTCAAGTTGTCCACCTTCGTGATCCGAACTCACGATGAATCTTCCATTTCTGGACAGAAAGTTCATGAAATCAAGGAACAGATACTCCTTTGAAAGAACTCCAGGGTAGATCAGAACGCCGGCCGGTCTGTATTTTTGTATTACCTCCCTTGCTTCCTCGTTGAAGTCATCAAAACCACAGAAAAACAGCTTTCCAAGATCCACATCGATCACTCCCTGTTTACAGTATTTTCCGGGCGAATTCATAGTCTTCCAGTATCTTCTTCCAGAAAGCCCTCGCCGCTCCGACCGCGATTGTCCAGAGCCCTCTGTCATCGAAGAGAATCTCAACGTTGGGAACGTGCCTTTTCTCCAGCCGATTTAGAAGTTTCCCCTTCAGTTCTTCACGAAAAACCGGGGAAAAAAGAACGATGTCTCCCCCGAAAACAACTGTTTCTGGATCGATCAGATATATCACAAAAGAAGCGACTTCTGAAAGCCGAAGGATGAGATGTGAAAGCGATTCGAGAGACATCGTTTCGAGATTGACTTCATCGAGAGTTGAAGAATCGTTCAGAATAGATGGAAGAGTGTTCATTTCAAACTCTCCAGAGGCGCCAGTGCCCCCCTGGTACAATCTTCCTTCCAACCACAGCCCCGCTCCCACACCCACAGATAAATTCAGATAGTATGGAACGGAGAGCAGAAAATAAACCACATTCCTTCTCTGGAGTCCATATCCAACCACCGCCGCATTGGCATCGTTCAAAATGAGAACTTCCAGATTCAGTCTTCTGGAGAGTTCCTCTCCCAGATCGAAGTTTTCTATGTCGAGTGCTGAAGAGAAAATCACCCTGTTGTCTTTTATAATTCCCGGCATTCCAACCGAAACACCAACGACGTTTGAGAATTTCTTTTGAAGAGGCTTCACACAGTTGATCAGAACCGAAGCGATCTCTTCACCACGAAATTCCTCGTGCTTCTCTATCTCCTCAACGACGTTCCCCCTGGCATCCAGCACTGTCACGATCAGCCTGTTCTGTTCCATTCCCACACCGAGGATGAAGAACTTGTTTGGATTTACCGTGTACAGCGTTGTTTTTCTTCCACCCTGAATTCCCGGAGAGACTTCTTCTTTTTTCAGGGCAAAGCCCGACTTCAAAAGGGGTCTGAAGTTTCTGGATACGGTAGAGAGATTGACGGAGAGCTCTTTACTCATTTCTTTCATGGAGATTTTTTCGTTTTCTATCAAAAGTCTGAGGATTCTGTGCTGGGTTGGAGATAGGTTCAAAGATGATCCCTCCCGTAATGCTAGTTGCGTGTTGCAAGCAACTACATAATGTATTTTTAAACAAAACGATATCTTGTGTCAAGTTCCAATTCCATTTTTTTAATATCAGAAAGAAATAACAGGCGGGAAAAACAAAAAAGTGGCTCCCGAAGGAGCCACGCTATTTTATTGAACTTTCCTGTAGCAGAACCACCAATCGTAACACTCGTATTCCTTCGATTCCAGTCTTTTTCTTGCCTCTTCCACACTGGTGGCGGGTGGTACTATCACCGCGTCCTTTATGATGTCGTTCTCTGGCCAGTTGGCAGGTATGGCGACCTTTTTCTCATCAGACACCTGGAATGCCCTTATCACCCTCAGGATCTCGTCGATGTTTCTTCCAACCTCGGGAGGATAGTAAATGATGGCCCTTATGACTCCGTTCGGGTCCACCACGAAGACAGCGCGCACGGTGTTCGTTCCCTTCTTGGGATGGATCAGACCGAGTTTTCTAGAGAGCTCTCCGAGATCGTCTGCTATGATCGGGAACTCGATCTCAACTCCGAGTTTCTCCTTTATCCACTCGACCCACTTGATGTGTGAGAACACCTGATCGATACTGAGCCCTATGAGTTCCGTGTTCAACTTTCTGAACTCGTTGTACCTCTTCTGGAACGCAAAGAACTCAGTGGTACAAACCGGTGTGAAATCCGCTGGATGGCTGAAGAGAACGAACCACTTTCCCCTGTAATCGTCTGGAAGGGTCTTCTTTCCGTGTGTGGTCCTCACTTCCACTCTGGGAAACTCCTCACCGAGCAAAGGAATCCTGCCTTCCATGTTAAGCACCTCCCTGTAAATTTTTAAAATGATTTCAAATTGTCATCCAGATAGTATAATAACCGATCCGTGTTTCCAATAAATTGCGAAAATGTATCAAAAAAGAATGAGTATCAATAAGGTGTGGTGTGAACTTCTTCATTACAGGAGGGCTTTAAAAAAACGAGGAGGTTTCCCTCCCCGGTTTCAGATGGTGTTTTCCAGATCCTTGAGATACTCTTTGAACCTCTCCAGCCATTCAAGGATTTGCTCTTTCGTTTCGAATTTTTCGTCGCTCAAAAGGTTCACACTCCAGTCCTCCAGTATCATCTTCCACTGTTCATCACTAGTTGCACTGTACGCCTTTTCGATGCTTTCAAGGAAGTTTTTCGCATCGTTCAGGATCAGCCTGTAGTGTGCAAGAAATCTCAGGTATCTTTCAAGAACAAGAACCTCCTTGAGACCAATTAGATCGTTGTAGATTCTTGAGATGACTTCATTGATTCTGGAAGATTCCAGATTTCTCTGTTTTAAGTAGTCTCCAAATTCATTCAGCCGTTTCAAAAGGAGTTCTCGCCATGGATTCAGTTTGTAAGTGTAGTTTTTCTCGGTTATGAATTTTCTCATCTCCTCTGCGTTTATAGAGAGCCAGTTCTGGTTCTTGAAGTCTTCGAACAGGTCTTTGAAGATTTCTTCGAAACGAGATGAATACTCCTCTCCAAAGTCGCTTCTGAGGTATTCCTTCAGATCGTTCAATACGCTTTCAAACCTTCTTTCAGCGGCCTTTTCGTACTCTGGAAGTGATTCTTTTGTCCTTCTGTAACTTTCTTCGTAGAGTCTCAGGACATCTTCAAAGACAAAGAGGGCTTCCTGGTGTTCTTTTGAAGACATGTATTCAAACGGCATCGCATGGAGAAAATCCAGCACTCCATCGGGCACTCCCCAGACACCAACTCGGTTCATGTTTTCAACGGCCCAGATCTCTTTTCTTGCAAGGTAAAATAGAAACTCTCTGTTCTTTTCTACGGTCAGAGGCTGCGCTTCAGAGGCCTTCATGGCGAAA is a genomic window containing:
- a CDS encoding glycoside hydrolase family 3 N-terminal domain-containing protein; translated protein: MDLGKLFFCGFDDFNEEAREVIQKYRPAGVLIYPGVLSKEYLFLDFMNFLSRNGRFIVSSDHEGGQLEVLKYVPSFPGNLAAGKVDPVFTGRYCEMAGRIMNTLGFNMVFAPVLDLLSEKGSAVVDLRSFGSDPEVVASHGMEACMGYFKGGVIPCIKHFPGHGKTADDSHYLLPTVNASFEELWREDLLPFRRIFQSRVKTAVMTAHVKYPAVDDLPATLSKKLITEVLREKLNFKGLVLSDAMEMKAISENFSVEEAVRFFIEAGGNMILLDNFRGSSRLLRISEETHRGRKYRKGKSGALHKDR
- a CDS encoding ROK family transcriptional regulator, whose amino-acid sequence is MNLSPTQHRILRLLIENEKISMKEMSKELSVNLSTVSRNFRPLLKSGFALKKEEVSPGIQGGRKTTLYTVNPNKFFILGVGMEQNRLIVTVLDARGNVVEEIEKHEEFRGEEIASVLINCVKPLQKKFSNVVGVSVGMPGIIKDNRVIFSSALDIENFDLGEELSRRLNLEVLILNDANAAVVGYGLQRRNVVYFLLSVPYYLNLSVGVGAGLWLEGRLYQGGTGASGEFEMNTLPSILNDSSTLDEVNLETMSLESLSHLILRLSEVASFVIYLIDPETVVFGGDIVLFSPVFREELKGKLLNRLEKRHVPNVEILFDDRGLWTIAVGAARAFWKKILEDYEFARKIL
- a CDS encoding peroxiredoxin → MEGRIPLLGEEFPRVEVRTTHGKKTLPDDYRGKWFVLFSHPADFTPVCTTEFFAFQKRYNEFRKLNTELIGLSIDQVFSHIKWVEWIKEKLGVEIEFPIIADDLGELSRKLGLIHPKKGTNTVRAVFVVDPNGVIRAIIYYPPEVGRNIDEILRVIRAFQVSDEKKVAIPANWPENDIIKDAVIVPPATSVEEARKRLESKEYECYDWWFCYRKVQ